One genomic region from Populus nigra chromosome 8, ddPopNigr1.1, whole genome shotgun sequence encodes:
- the LOC133700619 gene encoding uncharacterized protein LOC133700619 codes for MGKRGGGGVSKKPPLNTLTASNKSFALSAKGGNHNPRSLLKLEHLQNLASWATEEASIPSLAAFFGRQFASSAETLGVPLDPSALFQCQRCETFLRPGFNCTTQIEKNQRKARRRHKRFSTLTKNNVVYKCHHCLHLNLKRGTPKGHMKEICPPKPKPHAKPTKSVLQKSANLEKGTSSKGEIVKIDGPALPAISLDTSITNNPANPFPRIKTDEIYKIAETALPAISVDTSITDSPTTPFPRVKTDEIIKIDETALPAISMSASITSSPATPLPSGRFSLLDATKKKRNRSAKKPEQSEGDSAAMDAENTVSTSSKRKRKSWTSLKEIVEKRAQ; via the exons ATGGGAAAGAGAGGAGGAGGGGGAGTCAGCAAAAAGCCACCACTGAACACGCTAACAGCTTCTAACAAGTCTTTCGCACTGAGTGCAAAAGGCGGAAATCACAATCCCAGGTCATTATTGAAACTTGAACACTTGCAGAATCTTGCATCATGGGCTACTGAAGAAGCTTCAATCCCTTCTCTTGCTGCCTTTTTTGGGCGTCAGTTTGCGTCTTCTGCAGAGACTTTGGGTGTCCCACTTGACCCTTCTGCTCTGTTTCAGTGTCAGAG GTGCGAGACATTTCTTCGACCTGGCTTTAACTGCACAacacaaattgaaaagaatcaaCGAAAGGCAAGGCGTCGACACAAGAGATTTAGTACTTTGACGAAGAATAATGTCGTCTACAAATGCCACCACTGTTTACATCTTAATCTAAAGAGAGGAACTCCTAAAGGCCACATGAAAGAAATATGTCCGCCCAAGCCAAAGCCACATGCTAAACCAACCAAGTCCGTGCTTCAGAAGTCTGCCAACTTGGAGAAAGGCACAAGTAGCAAAGGTGAGATAGTTAAGATCGACGGGCCAGCTCTGCCTGCAATATCTCTGGATACTTCCATCACGAACAATCCAGCAAATCCATTTCCGAGGATTAAGACAGATGAGATATACAAGATAGCCGAGACAGCTTTGCCTGCAATATCTGTGGATACTTCCATCACAGACAGTCCAACAACTCCATTTCCAAGAGTTAAGACAGACGAGATAATTAAGATTGATGAGACAGCTTTGCCTGCAATATCCATGAGCGCTTCAATCACAAGCAGTCCAGCTACTCCACTCCCAAGCGGCAGATTTTCTCTGCTGGATGCCacgaagaaaaagagaaatagatcAGCTAAAAAACCAGAGCAATCTGAAGGCGATTCTGCTGCAATGGATGCTGAAAACACTGTCAGCACATCaagtaaaagaaagagaaaatcttGGACAAGCCTGAAGGAAATTGTGGAGAAAAGAGCACAATAG
- the LOC133702293 gene encoding ASI1-immunoprecipitated protein 3-like: MGNRRFAQVSTSDEEEEAPPKAPSLLTKTKPVNNSEMERKRKKIELQEEEEVAVTRRRGRPRKKVREEKSEEEVEVEEVPQEDAKPAGVLTRVSGKGRGRRTHFDAFEFDGNRYELEDPVLLVPEDKEQKPYVAIIKDISQTKHGSMMVTGQWFYRPEEAERKGGGSWQSRDTRELFYSFHHDEVPAESVMHKCVVHFVPIHKQLPNRKQYPGFIVQKVYDTVERKLWKLTDKDYEYNKQHGIDLLVQKTLSRMGDLPDIEIEDAPTAAPEQEDPVKAKRTLRRKNVSPLDVTREEEATGRPDNLKAETPGSCPSNDSEYHAILVKFDALTGDTLRDKWLERLLQSIQYMCSSPNCTLDDGKLRGGSDGGDHKKEQKSQGAANGPEENSAKVGKSFPWLDAAVPAVSALEKASHDALSSDFQKYNQKLRQLAFNLKNNAFLARRLLNKELEPSKMLNMSPNELKEGLTAEETAKKEPDESERMQMTDARCSRCSEFKVRLRDVIQAGHGARYQLECIACGNSWYASRDEVSMLLIDTPNSARSVGTAPWATAKFDEVEKKLVSPCESDKATEFLKKTSEPYMPVLENQRSFSKVKVEESSETQKNAE; encoded by the exons atgggAAACCGAAGATTCGCTCAAGTCTCCACCAGCGATGAAGAAGAGGAGGCGCCACCTAAGGCACCATCATTATTAACAAAGACAAAGCCTGTAAACAACAGCGAGAtggagaggaagaggaagaagatagagcttcaagaagaagaagaagtagcaGTGACGAGAAGGAGAGGGAGACCGAGGAAGAAAGTTAGAGAGGAGAAATCGGAGGAGGAAGTAGAGGTGGAGGAGGTGCCGCAGGAGGATGCGAAGCCGGCTGGGGTATTGACTAGGGTTTCGGGGAAAGGGAGAGGGAGGAGAACTCATTTTGATGCTTTCGAGTTTGATGGGAATCGATATGAGCTC GAGGATCCTGTCCTTCTAGTTCCTGAAGATAAAGAGCAAAAACCTTATGTGGCAATTATCAAG GATATTTCTCAAACTAAGCACGGCAGCATGATGGTCACTGGGCAGTGGTTTTATCGCCCTGAGGAAGCTGAGAGAAAAGGTGGTGGAAGCTGGCAGTCACGTGATACTAGAGAGCTCTTTTATAGTTTTCATCATGATGAGGTTCCAGCAGAGTCTGTCATGCACAAGTGTGTTGTGCATTTTGTCCCAATTCACAAACAGCTGCCAAATCGCAAACAATATCCTGGCTTTATTGTCCAGAAAGTGTATGACACTGTGGAGAGGAAGCTTTGGAAGCTTACTGACAAGGATTATGAATATAATAAACAGCACGGGATTGATCTTCTTGTTCAGAAAACTCTATCAAGGATGGGAGACCTTCCTGACATTGAAATTGAAGATGCTCCCACTGCTGCTCCTGAACAGGAAGATCCAGTAAAGGCAAAAAGAACTCTGAGGAGAAAGAATGTTTCACCTCTTGATGTGACCAGGGAGGAAGAAGCAACTGGCAGACCTGATAATTTAAAAGCTGAAACACCAGGAAGCTGCCCAAGTAATGATTCAGAATATCATGCCATCTTAGTAAAGTTTGATGCCCTGACTGGAGATACCCTTCGAGACAAGTGGTTGGAGCGGCTTCTTCAGAGTATTCAATATATGTGCAGTTCTCCTAACTGCACACTTGATGATGGTAAGCTAAGAGGTGGTTCTGATGGTGGTGACCATAAAAAAGAGCAGAAGTCCCAGGGAGCTGCAAATGGACCCGAAGAAAATAGTGCGAAG GTTGGCAAGTCGTTTCCCTGGCTGGATGCAGCTGTTCCTGCAGTAAGTGCTCTTGAGAAGGCCTCACATGATGCTCTTTCCTCTGATTTTCAGAAATATAATCAAAAGCTGCGCCAGCTAGCATTCAACCTCAAG AATAATGCATTTCTAGCCCGCCGTCTTCTAAACAAAGAGTTGGAACCCTCAAAAATGCTGAACATGTCACCAAATGAGTTGAAG GAGGGTTTAACAGCTGAGGAAACTGCAAAGAAGGAGCCTGATGAGTCAGAGCGCATGCAG ATGACCGATGCTCGTTGCTCAAGATGCAGCGAGTTTAAAGTGCGACTAAGGGACGTAATCCAAGCAGGACATGGAGCCCGCTACCAG CTGGAGTGCATTGCCTGTGGCAATTCCTGGTATGCATCCAGGGATGAGGTATCGATGCTATTAATAGACACCCCGAATTCTGCCAGAAGTGTAGGCACTGCACCATGGGCAACTGCCAAGTTTGATGAGGTTGAGAAGAAGCTAGTGAGTCCCTGTGAATCTGATAAGGCTACTGAATTCCTTAAGAAAACAAGTGAACCATATATGCCCGTGTTGGAAAACCAGAGATCATTTAGCAAGGTCAAGGTTGAAGAGAGTTCTGAAACTCAAAAGAATGCTGAATAA
- the LOC133700959 gene encoding uncharacterized protein LOC133700959: MELEMELDSEKSSTSDLSPNTVLPHRRCSKAEKRNANGKLTRKDDILRMKEGFTDISFRHYRSSSCKNVPCRPVGLQGNIELKRGSIYQSSREVRRTKEMGSNGGRRAIELSRASDTSFSFRIVDSLCSLDEESMPKRSLASSVNSNSNSKFVRRPCVEPRSSDDFIEICPNLDKRDKHSVGAVRSDSIGNPNFKCEKVVGPLNDGNELLERDTALTFHQSVSAKVEMPCSPCSSESDFSNGAISKSQFSPIRKMFDPFTKSKSIRSPFCHVPEPSDAKTTGMSKMGGNQTFRRSLFHDFSHTAQKSDFGSQIVKKDHHHSAVVCSPVHLHGCLKMEIKHGVSFFEFSLNRHEEVLVAKTWKANNAFNWVYTFHSISNRKKSNATGRGLSDGNKESSVVGQMQVSCYLCSELKDGGNFDNSLVTEFVLYDNVHARQRVSAEESPGVRPDIGAKPDLVGGSHEMDGNSDAAKFKHQPQHAFDRGDLDSSNPYPWAAAVLHPDLEIAAVVIKLPFAKKESLKYKRGDKGSDKMHSNLLNLSVSEQRMKIIRDEENQEKVKVVIPTGKHSLPRGDGRGPSSLLDRWRSGGGCDCGGWDMACPLTVFGNPGIQCAEDEPLLDNQRPLELFLQGMKENNIPAMTMTVLEEGRYAVDFHAQLSTLQAFSICVAVLHGTKATGVTGEERGNRLSHCNSLKMLMEEEVKFFIEAVTEEEKRKASKKVEGIKQSYVVNPPFSPIARV, from the exons ATGGAACTGGAGATGGAGTTGGATTCTGAGAAGAGTAGCACCTCAGATCTGAGTCCTAATACTGTTCTTCCGCATCGACGTTGCTCAAAAGCAGAAAAGAGAAATGCAAATGGCAAACTCACACGTAAAGATGATATTTTGAGGATGAAGGAGGGCTTCACTGACATTAGCTTCCGTCATTACCGTAGTTCCTCTTGTAAGAATGTTCCTTGTAGACCTGTCGGTCTACAAGGTAACATAGAGCTGAAGCGAGGCTCCATATATCAAAGCTCCAGAGAAGTAAGGAGAACGAAGGAAATGGGTTCTAATGGGGGGAGGAGAGCAATTGAACTTTCCCGTGCTAGTGACACCTCGTTTTCTTTCAGAATTGTTGACTCTCTGTGTAGCTTAGATGAAGAAAGCATGCCGAAGAGATCTCTTGCAAGCTCTGTGAACTCAAACTCGAATTCTAAGTTTGTTCGAAGACCTTGTGTGGAACCACGCTCATCAGATGACTTCATTGAAATCTGTCCAAATTTGGATAAGAGAGACAAACATTCTGTTGGAGCTGTACGGAGTGACTCGATTGGGAATCCAAACTTCAAATGCGAAAAGGTGGTTGGTCCACTAAATGATGGGAATGAACTTCTGGAAAGAGATACAGCTCTGACATTCCACCAATCAGTCTCTGCTAAGGTAGAAATGCCCTGTTCACCTTGTTCTTCAGAAAGCGATTTCTCAAATGGAGCCATCTCAAAGTCCCAATTCAGTCCCATCCGAAAGATGTTCGATCCATTCACAAAATCAAAGTCTATCCGGAGTCCGTTTTGTCATGTACCTGAACCAAGTGATGCCAAAACCACTGGGATGTCAAAAATGGGAGGGAATCAGACATTTCGGAGATCTTTGTTCCATGACTTTTCACATACAGCTCAGaaatcagattttggttctcaGATTGTCAAGAAAGATCACCATCATTCAGCTGTAGTGTGTTCACCAGTTCACCTACATGGTTGTCTGAAGATGGAAATTAAGCACGGGGTGTCTTTTTTCGAGTTCTCATTGAATCGCCATGAAGAAGTTCTGGTGGCTAAGACATGGAAAGCAAATAATGCATTTAATTGGGTCTATACATTTCACTCCATTTCCAATAGAAAAAAGAGCAACGCCACAGGACGGGGGTTGAGTGATGGAAATAAGGAATCGTCGGTGGTGGGGCAGATGCAAGTTTCATGTTATTTATGTTCAGAATTAAAAGATGGGGGGAACTTTGACAACTCTCTGGTGACAGAGTTTGTGTTGTACGATAATGTCCATGCAAGACAAAGAGTTTCTGCTGAAGAATCCCCTGGAGTTAGACCTGACATAGGTGCCAAACCAGACTTGGTTGGTGGAAGTCATGAGATGGATGGCAACTCTGATGCAGCGAAGTTCAAACATCAACCTCAACATGCTTTTGATAGAGGCGACCTTGATTCTTCCAATCCTTATCCATGGGCAGCTGCAGTTTTGCATCCAGACCTCGAAATAGCAGCCGTTGTTATTAAACTCCCATTTGCAAAGAAAGAGAGCCTGAAATACAAAAGGGGGGACAAGGGTAGTGATAAAATGCATTCGAATCTGCTCAACCTTTCTGTTAGCGAGCAAAGGATGAAAATTATCCGTgatgaagaaaatcaagagaAGGTGAAGGTGGTGATTCCAACTGGAAAACATAGTTTGCCAAGGGGTGATGGTCGGGGTCCTTCTTCATTGCTTGACAGATGGAGATCTGGTGGAGGCTGTGACTGTGGTGGCTGGGATATGGCCTGTCCCCTTACAGTTTTTGGCAATCCAGGCATCCAATGTGCTGAAGACGAACCACTCTTGGATAATCAGCGGCCTTTGGAACTTTTTCTTCAG GGAATGAAAGAGAATAATATACCAGCAATGACCATGACAGTTCTTGAAGAGGGTCGGTATGCTGTTGATTTCCATGCACAATTATCCACATTACAAGCATTTTCCATCTGTGTTGCTGTATTGCATGGTACAAAAGCCACTGGTGTGACTGGAGAGGAAAGAGGCAATCGGTTATCACATTGCAATTCACTGAAAATGCTTATGGAGGAGGAAGTGAAGTTCTTCATTGAAGCAGTCACTgaggaggagaaaaggaaagcatCCAAGAAAGTGGAAGGGATCAAGCAATCTTACGTGGTTAACCCTCCCTTTTCTCCAATTGCTCGGGTATAG